In Marinomonas posidonica IVIA-Po-181, a single window of DNA contains:
- a CDS encoding Rieske (2Fe-2S) protein — MSKFSPLCHVDDLENDSTKGFLENENGQDAIFIVKKNGELYGWKNACPHVQGAPMAWRKDQYLNTQKTHLTCFAHGALFDPTTGLCIQGPCLGKTLEKVELFVSSEGIVSFLDLNNKNKES, encoded by the coding sequence ATGAGTAAGTTCTCTCCTCTATGTCATGTTGATGACCTAGAGAATGACAGCACAAAAGGTTTTCTAGAAAACGAAAATGGGCAGGATGCCATTTTTATCGTGAAGAAAAACGGTGAGCTTTACGGTTGGAAAAATGCGTGTCCGCATGTGCAGGGAGCGCCGATGGCATGGCGTAAGGATCAGTATCTGAATACTCAGAAAACGCACCTTACCTGCTTTGCTCACGGTGCATTGTTTGACCCTACCACAGGGCTTTGTATTCAAGGTCCCTGTCTTGGTAAGACATTAGAAAAAGTTGAACTCTTCGTCAGTTCTGAAGGCATTGTTTCATTTTTAGACCTAAACAATAAAAATAAGGAGTCATGA
- a CDS encoding WD40/YVTN/BNR-like repeat-containing protein, with amino-acid sequence MKGQGGKLGFYPIALLLLLIFSISKSQAATKDAMERAATQSDLGDHSVLLGAAYAGASLFTVGERGLILRSNDNGESWQQVPSPVSVTLTGIAFSDKNNGYAIGHSGIVLGTSNGGDSWQVKLNGQALAKQLLTEAIDDGDDQTIQEMQRLVTDGPDKPFLDLLQLGPKHLVVVGAYGLAVETKDAGKTWQSWMGRIENFFGYHLYAVRKQGDRVLIAGEQGFIALSVDNGQTFKTLESPYEGSFFTAELLPNNDLIVAGLRGNAFVSHDKGSSWEKIIDPLPASITASLISKNGQLFMSNQAGMILSLANDQLLPINHKPLPPLTHLIETSKGNLLALSISGSIPVHIGNSK; translated from the coding sequence ATGAAGGGACAAGGTGGAAAATTAGGCTTCTATCCTATCGCACTACTGCTTTTGCTTATTTTCTCTATCAGCAAAAGCCAAGCGGCAACCAAGGATGCAATGGAGCGCGCTGCGACCCAATCCGATTTAGGTGATCATTCTGTTCTATTAGGTGCCGCCTACGCGGGCGCTTCTCTTTTTACCGTGGGTGAAAGAGGCTTAATTCTCCGCTCTAACGATAATGGTGAAAGCTGGCAACAGGTCCCCTCTCCAGTGAGCGTGACCTTAACTGGCATAGCCTTCAGCGATAAGAATAACGGTTACGCGATTGGGCACAGCGGCATTGTCTTAGGAACAAGCAATGGTGGTGACAGTTGGCAAGTTAAGTTAAATGGCCAAGCCTTAGCAAAGCAGTTACTCACGGAAGCCATCGATGACGGCGATGACCAAACGATTCAAGAGATGCAGCGTCTCGTGACAGATGGCCCAGACAAACCTTTTTTGGATCTTTTACAACTGGGTCCAAAACATTTGGTGGTCGTCGGTGCCTATGGCCTTGCCGTTGAAACAAAAGACGCAGGAAAAACGTGGCAATCTTGGATGGGGCGCATCGAAAACTTTTTCGGTTACCACCTTTATGCCGTCAGAAAACAAGGCGATCGAGTATTAATCGCGGGGGAACAAGGCTTCATTGCATTATCCGTGGACAATGGACAGACCTTTAAGACACTAGAGTCGCCATATGAAGGCAGTTTTTTCACTGCTGAGTTACTCCCAAATAACGATCTGATTGTTGCAGGCCTTCGAGGCAATGCTTTTGTTTCTCATGACAAGGGTTCTTCTTGGGAAAAAATCATTGATCCGCTACCTGCGTCTATTACCGCCTCGCTGATCAGCAAAAATGGACAGCTGTTTATGTCAAATCAAGCCGGCATGATACTGTCATTAGCAAACGACCAGTTGCTTCCTATTAATCACAAACCACTTCCGCCACTAACTCATCTAATAGAAACCTCTAAAGGTAATCTGCTTGCTCTTAGTATCAGTGGTTCCATTCCAGTACACATAGGAAACTCAAAATGA
- a CDS encoding MFS transporter, which translates to MSQRFGLKGNVAIMASNCAGMLDLVALPLWIGVLVAAYHYDAQQAGALVTLFLIGAVCASLSIAPRFKKMNHKLVTTVGYLAAGGCFFIASQTSSFLHLAILHLIAGACASSALSMTHGTVARAENPHRLYAMTGFASGLLGLAFMAVTPNIIQLKGGHSLFIIFAGVMVLAALICALAFPRVNFDKPELEKSETLTHKKIPTNVWYGMIGISLMVVTQAMTFSFMERVANERGFSAKEITFILVALSLFNLFATVMAGISEKRISTRLVLFLGPVIQVILANIIMNSSSLMLFGAASIVFVSLIMFTHTFVFGLLAKLDTSGRALAATPAVLMIGAAIGPVLGGTIVKLAGYHGIGIAALCFGSLSVFCFMRVFHQAPLMVKSEPTV; encoded by the coding sequence ATGAGTCAGCGATTTGGTTTAAAAGGTAATGTCGCTATCATGGCGTCGAACTGCGCAGGCATGCTTGATTTGGTTGCGTTACCCCTCTGGATAGGCGTGTTAGTAGCGGCTTATCATTATGACGCTCAGCAAGCTGGCGCGTTAGTCACTCTCTTTCTCATCGGTGCTGTTTGCGCAAGCCTATCAATTGCACCGCGTTTCAAAAAAATGAATCACAAACTGGTGACTACGGTTGGTTATCTGGCCGCGGGGGGGTGTTTTTTTATTGCCTCACAGACTTCCAGCTTTTTGCATTTAGCCATACTGCACTTGATTGCTGGTGCTTGTGCAAGTTCAGCGCTTAGCATGACCCATGGCACCGTTGCACGGGCTGAAAACCCTCATAGATTATACGCTATGACTGGGTTCGCATCCGGCTTGTTAGGCTTGGCATTTATGGCCGTTACGCCAAACATCATCCAGCTAAAAGGTGGCCATTCCTTGTTTATTATCTTTGCGGGAGTAATGGTCTTAGCCGCTTTAATCTGTGCCCTAGCCTTCCCTAGAGTCAATTTTGACAAGCCAGAGTTAGAGAAAAGCGAAACCCTAACTCATAAAAAAATCCCCACTAATGTTTGGTACGGCATGATAGGCATTAGCTTAATGGTAGTGACACAGGCCATGACCTTTAGCTTTATGGAACGTGTTGCCAATGAGAGAGGCTTTAGCGCAAAGGAAATCACCTTCATTCTAGTGGCGCTTTCCCTATTTAACCTTTTTGCTACTGTCATGGCTGGTATCTCAGAAAAACGTATCTCGACTCGTTTAGTTCTTTTCCTTGGCCCTGTCATACAGGTGATCTTAGCCAATATTATTATGAATTCGTCGTCATTAATGTTATTCGGTGCCGCGTCTATCGTCTTTGTCTCACTCATCATGTTCACCCATACCTTTGTATTTGGCTTGTTAGCCAAATTGGATACTTCTGGACGTGCTTTAGCCGCCACACCTGCAGTACTAATGATAGGCGCCGCCATCGGCCCGGTTCTCGGCGGCACCATTGTCAAGCTAGCCGGCTATCATGGTATCGGTATTGCGGCACTGTGTTTTGGCAGTCTCTCTGTGTTTTGTTTTATGCGGGTTTTTCACCAAGCTCCTCTAATGGTTAAATCGGAGCCTACAGTATGA
- a CDS encoding efflux RND transporter permease subunit, giving the protein MKYEVPVSDTKKAPFDPNSGQLIERILFNHRLIVLMIFTVLSVILAWQSSKLTINASFEKTLPTEQSYIKNYLNYETELTGLGNALRIAVANPGGSIYDAHYLELLRQLSDEVFLMPGVDRVQMKSLWTPSTRWIGITEEGLEGGPVIPEGYDGSPESLQQLKANVARSGQIGQLIAADEESTVIYMPLLNQDATGKPLDYASYSEKLEKLRAKYQEKGLDIHITGFTKVMGDLIAGVQTVIWFFVVAVVIATLMVFWYTRCVRSTGLVVFASLLAVVWQLGILPTLGYDLDPYSILVPFLVFAIGMSHGAQKMNGIMQDVGRGFDKLVAARFTFRRLFLAGLTALLADAVGFAVLLVIDIKVIQELAIAASIGVAVLIFTNLILLPILLSYVGVSTSAAQRSVVNDITSDESKKAPILWRLLDKFTQRKWATAALICGFILAAGGYYQSTYLKIGDLDQGAPELRKDSRYNQDVAFMNKHYGASSDVLAIMIKTPDGQCSQYQTLNKIDALEWQLRQLPGVESTNSLPLLSRRVLAGLNEGNPKWYEFLENQRMLNYITAGAPRGLYNNSCNLLTIYTYLEDHKADTLSRIVSHVEQFAAQNNTDDVQFLLAAGSAGIQAATNITVKEAWYNMLFLVYGAVIILSFITFRSWRAVVVAVLPLMLTSVLAEALMVQLEMGVKVATLPVIALGVGIGIDYALYILSITLMELRRGSSLSKAYLRALNFTGKVVMLTGITLSIGVITWVLSPIKFQADMGLLLAFMFLWNMLGALILLPALAHFLLKPSYANANQQEVSEARDQDVTPPQTMKAEKAESIADASSEKTLSDTSNRPLSTSL; this is encoded by the coding sequence ATGAAGTATGAAGTCCCTGTTTCCGACACTAAAAAAGCGCCTTTCGACCCAAACTCTGGGCAGCTGATTGAGAGAATACTGTTTAATCATAGATTGATTGTGTTGATGATTTTTACCGTTTTGTCGGTCATTCTTGCATGGCAATCCAGTAAACTGACCATTAATGCAAGCTTTGAAAAGACTCTTCCGACAGAACAAAGCTATATCAAAAATTACCTTAATTACGAGACAGAACTGACCGGGCTAGGCAACGCGCTTAGAATTGCCGTCGCCAACCCTGGCGGCAGTATTTATGATGCCCACTATCTTGAACTCTTGCGTCAACTAAGCGATGAAGTCTTCCTTATGCCAGGCGTGGATCGTGTCCAAATGAAATCCCTTTGGACACCTTCTACTCGCTGGATCGGTATCACCGAAGAAGGCTTAGAAGGCGGCCCAGTTATTCCAGAAGGATACGACGGTTCTCCTGAAAGCCTACAACAGCTTAAAGCGAATGTTGCTCGCTCTGGGCAAATAGGCCAACTCATCGCCGCAGACGAAGAATCGACTGTGATTTATATGCCGCTGTTAAATCAAGACGCAACAGGCAAGCCTCTTGATTATGCAAGCTACTCTGAAAAATTAGAGAAGCTACGTGCTAAGTATCAAGAAAAAGGATTAGACATTCACATAACGGGCTTCACAAAAGTGATGGGGGACCTCATTGCGGGAGTGCAAACCGTTATTTGGTTTTTCGTTGTTGCTGTGGTCATCGCCACGTTAATGGTCTTTTGGTACACCCGCTGCGTTCGCTCCACTGGCTTAGTGGTGTTTGCTTCTTTATTGGCTGTGGTATGGCAGTTGGGCATATTGCCAACGCTAGGTTATGACCTTGATCCCTATTCCATCCTAGTGCCCTTTTTAGTCTTTGCGATCGGTATGAGCCACGGGGCGCAGAAAATGAATGGCATAATGCAGGATGTAGGCCGAGGTTTTGACAAACTTGTCGCGGCTCGATTTACCTTTAGACGGCTGTTTCTAGCGGGTCTTACCGCCTTACTTGCTGATGCGGTAGGTTTTGCCGTGCTATTAGTGATTGATATCAAAGTCATCCAAGAATTGGCCATCGCCGCTTCCATAGGTGTGGCGGTACTGATCTTCACCAATTTAATTCTACTTCCTATCCTGCTTTCCTATGTGGGTGTCAGCACTTCGGCGGCACAACGCAGTGTCGTTAACGATATAACGTCCGATGAAAGCAAAAAAGCGCCCATTTTATGGCGTCTTTTGGATAAATTTACTCAACGAAAATGGGCAACCGCGGCCTTAATCTGTGGGTTTATATTAGCGGCAGGCGGCTATTATCAAAGTACTTATCTAAAGATTGGGGATTTGGATCAAGGCGCACCAGAGTTACGTAAAGACAGTCGATACAATCAAGACGTTGCCTTTATGAATAAGCATTATGGCGCTTCCAGTGATGTATTAGCCATTATGATCAAAACCCCGGATGGTCAATGTTCTCAATATCAAACACTGAATAAAATTGATGCGCTAGAATGGCAGTTACGCCAATTACCGGGCGTAGAATCCACCAATTCACTCCCTTTATTGTCCCGCAGAGTGTTAGCTGGATTAAACGAAGGCAACCCAAAATGGTATGAATTTTTAGAAAACCAAAGAATGTTAAATTACATCACTGCTGGTGCGCCCCGTGGGCTGTACAACAACAGTTGTAATTTACTGACTATTTATACCTATCTTGAAGATCACAAGGCCGACACCTTAAGCCGGATTGTGTCCCACGTCGAACAATTCGCTGCACAAAATAATACTGATGATGTCCAATTTCTGCTAGCGGCAGGCAGTGCTGGTATTCAGGCAGCAACCAACATAACGGTTAAAGAAGCTTGGTATAACATGCTCTTTCTTGTTTACGGGGCGGTCATCATTCTCTCCTTTATTACCTTTCGCTCATGGCGCGCCGTCGTGGTGGCGGTGCTTCCGTTAATGCTGACCTCCGTGTTAGCTGAAGCGCTAATGGTGCAACTTGAGATGGGCGTAAAAGTCGCTACCTTGCCAGTTATCGCCCTTGGAGTAGGTATTGGCATCGATTACGCCTTGTATATTTTATCCATTACTCTGATGGAGTTACGTCGAGGTTCAAGCCTATCAAAGGCTTACTTAAGAGCACTTAATTTCACTGGAAAAGTGGTCATGCTCACAGGCATAACCTTATCGATTGGTGTTATTACTTGGGTACTTAGTCCCATTAAATTCCAAGCCGATATGGGACTATTGCTGGCCTTCATGTTCTTATGGAACATGTTAGGAGCGCTTATTTTGCTGCCTGCGTTAGCACACTTTTTATTAAAGCCCAGTTATGCCAATGCAAACCAGCAGGAGGTAAGTGAGGCTCGTGATCAAGATGTCACGCCACCTCAAACAATGAAAGCTGAGAAAGCCGAGTCGATAGCAGACGCGTCATCAGAAAAGACGCTGTCTGATACAAGCAACCGGCCCCTATCAACATCATTATGA
- a CDS encoding VOC family protein: MKVVGLETIIFGVDDIPSCATFLTDYGLIPVDVTDEGGRFEALDGTGVVLAKTEDPSLPASVGNGCMMRKTIMGVADQQSLDDLYAELSKDRAVETLADGSIESHDDSGFAIGFQISKKKQINLVGEISNLPGSPFQRPVNQLGVDVDAEQIRPISLSHIVYFVPDVKKAEAFYVERLGFRCTDRFEDIGPFLQPSGSLEHHTHFLIGAPPFMQGVEHFTFHFSGPTELMQNGERFIKKGYQAFWGPGRHILGSNWFWYFNSPFACHIEMDADMDLHDKNWTPRVSPMGADASQAFLMRNREKWAPGADTPHNGDYE, encoded by the coding sequence ATGAAAGTTGTAGGTTTAGAAACCATTATTTTTGGGGTAGACGATATCCCTTCTTGCGCCACCTTTTTAACCGATTATGGTCTCATTCCAGTCGATGTTACTGATGAGGGTGGGCGCTTTGAGGCGCTGGATGGCACAGGCGTTGTTCTGGCTAAAACAGAGGATCCGAGTCTGCCAGCCAGTGTTGGCAATGGCTGTATGATGCGAAAAACAATCATGGGCGTCGCTGACCAACAAAGTCTTGACGACCTGTATGCTGAGCTCAGTAAAGACCGTGCAGTCGAAACATTAGCAGATGGGTCTATCGAATCTCATGATGACTCAGGTTTCGCCATCGGCTTTCAAATCTCTAAGAAAAAGCAGATTAACCTAGTGGGCGAAATTTCAAACCTTCCAGGCTCGCCATTTCAAAGACCGGTTAACCAACTGGGCGTCGACGTCGATGCAGAACAAATTCGTCCGATAAGCCTGTCTCACATTGTGTATTTTGTGCCAGATGTTAAAAAAGCAGAAGCCTTCTATGTTGAACGACTGGGCTTTCGCTGTACCGATCGTTTTGAAGACATTGGGCCGTTTTTACAACCGAGCGGCAGTTTAGAACATCATACTCATTTTTTAATTGGTGCACCGCCGTTCATGCAAGGTGTTGAGCATTTTACCTTCCATTTTAGTGGCCCGACTGAGTTGATGCAAAATGGCGAGCGTTTTATCAAAAAAGGTTATCAAGCCTTTTGGGGACCAGGTCGTCATATTTTAGGTTCAAACTGGTTCTGGTATTTCAACAGCCCGTTTGCTTGCCATATTGAAATGGACGCCGACATGGATCTTCACGACAAAAATTGGACGCCTCGTGTTTCACCAATGGGAGCAGATGCTTCACAGGCTTTTTTGATGCGAAATCGAGAGAAATGGGCGCCTGGGGCAGACACCCCTCACAACGGTGATTATGAATAA